A region of uncultured Desulfobacter sp. DNA encodes the following proteins:
- a CDS encoding exopolyphosphatase, with amino-acid sequence MRIVTRPDFDGIVCATLLREALGPSLPIYWIEPSDIQSRRADIREGDILANLPWHDHAHLWFDHHISNEPETERPGTFEIAPSAAGIIYRYYKARNLLGSRFDELVAQTDMIDSADLTREQVIAPEDYPYLLLSMTIKNIEFQDIPYWEHLVDMFGKLDINTILKDPEVVSRCREVVEENKAYRYYLETYTTMIERISVTDFRSLEDVPSGNRFLTYSLFANSIASVKIRYAGSDKKQVVISIGHSIFNPECRVNVGAMLACYGGGGHFGAGGCTLDARDAQEKIDEILDILKANQAQD; translated from the coding sequence ATGAGAATCGTTACCCGTCCTGATTTTGACGGTATTGTCTGCGCAACCCTTCTGCGGGAAGCCCTGGGTCCGTCGTTGCCGATATACTGGATAGAGCCCAGTGACATTCAGTCGCGAAGGGCTGATATCAGGGAAGGAGATATCCTTGCCAATCTGCCCTGGCATGACCATGCCCATTTGTGGTTTGATCACCATATCTCCAATGAGCCCGAAACTGAGAGACCTGGTACCTTTGAGATTGCACCTTCTGCCGCTGGTATAATCTACAGGTATTATAAGGCCAGAAATCTCTTGGGCAGCCGGTTTGATGAACTGGTGGCACAGACAGATATGATTGATTCTGCGGATCTTACCCGGGAACAGGTGATAGCACCCGAAGACTATCCTTACCTGCTTTTATCCATGACCATCAAAAACATAGAGTTTCAGGATATTCCCTATTGGGAGCATCTGGTGGACATGTTTGGCAAACTGGATATTAACACCATATTGAAGGACCCTGAAGTGGTCAGCCGGTGCCGGGAAGTCGTTGAAGAGAACAAGGCGTATCGATATTATCTGGAAACCTACACCACCATGATTGAACGAATTTCGGTGACCGATTTCAGAAGCCTTGAAGATGTACCTTCGGGCAACCGTTTTCTTACCTACTCTTTGTTTGCAAACTCCATTGCCAGCGTAAAGATACGGTATGCCGGGTCAGACAAAAAGCAGGTGGTCATCAGCATCGGACACAGTATTTTCAATCCTGAGTGCCGGGTGAATGTCGGGGCCATGCTTGCCTGTTACGGTGGGGGCGGGCATTTTGGTGCCGGCGGATGCACCCTGGATGCCCGTGATGCCCAGGAAAAAATTGACGAAATTCTGGATATTTTAAAAGCCAATCAGGCCCAGGACTAA
- a CDS encoding purine-nucleoside phosphorylase: MGFVNQIQECARFIQERMQVKPVAGMITGTGLSDTLGDLVVHQVFPYAGLPHFPRATVDSHKGCLVQGSLNGRDILVFQGRIHMYEGYSPEVVTFPVRLLQALGVPVLILTNAAGGINLDFAAGDIMIIRDHINLTGKNPLAGPHEELFGLRFPDMTRVYDPDLCKIAVGVAAKENIRLQSGVYAGLLGPSLETPAETRFLKIAGADAVGFSTVMEAIAGVQANMKILGFSLITNINNPDAPEQTTLEAVVKTAAKASEKLNRIITGVIGQFI; this comes from the coding sequence ATGGGGTTCGTCAATCAAATTCAGGAGTGTGCACGATTTATACAGGAGCGGATGCAGGTAAAGCCTGTTGCGGGGATGATAACGGGTACAGGTCTTTCAGATACCCTTGGGGATCTTGTGGTCCATCAGGTGTTTCCCTATGCCGGATTGCCCCATTTTCCCCGGGCCACGGTGGACAGCCACAAGGGATGCCTTGTTCAGGGCTCCCTAAACGGCAGGGATATTCTTGTTTTCCAGGGCCGGATACATATGTATGAGGGGTATTCCCCTGAAGTTGTCACCTTTCCTGTAAGGCTGCTCCAGGCCCTCGGGGTGCCGGTGCTGATCCTGACCAATGCAGCCGGCGGCATCAACCTGGATTTTGCTGCCGGGGACATTATGATTATCCGGGATCATATCAACCTTACTGGAAAAAATCCCCTTGCAGGTCCCCACGAAGAGTTATTTGGCTTGCGGTTTCCTGATATGACCCGGGTGTATGACCCGGATCTGTGTAAGATTGCCGTTGGGGTTGCTGCAAAGGAAAATATACGATTACAGTCCGGGGTTTATGCAGGCCTTTTGGGGCCAAGCCTTGAAACGCCTGCGGAAACAAGGTTTCTGAAGATTGCCGGTGCTGATGCCGTGGGGTTCTCCACGGTAATGGAAGCCATTGCCGGAGTCCAGGCTAATATGAAGATTCTGGGATTTTCTTTGATTACCAACATCAATAATCCTGACGCGCCTGAGCAGACCACCCTGGAGGCTGTGGTGAAAACTGCCGCAAAGGCCTCTGAAAAATTGAACCGGATCATTACCGGAGTTATAGGACAGTTCATTTAA
- a CDS encoding Lrp/AsnC family transcriptional regulator yields the protein MNIKIESLLDNIGEQIIRALTKNARISFSELGRNVGLSSPAVTERVKKMEEAGIIKGYKAVIDKGQGTGKIMAFIVMTTLSQHYKKIRQILEAHPGALECHHLSGEESLMIKAAVESVETLEALVATLGAYGKTRTSIVLSTFLDKTAC from the coding sequence ATGAACATTAAAATTGAAAGCCTGCTGGATAATATAGGAGAACAGATTATCCGGGCGCTTACCAAAAACGCCCGGATCAGCTTCAGCGAACTGGGCAGGAACGTGGGCCTGTCCAGCCCGGCTGTCACGGAACGGGTTAAAAAAATGGAAGAGGCAGGCATAATTAAAGGGTACAAAGCGGTCATCGACAAGGGTCAGGGTACAGGAAAAATCATGGCATTTATTGTCATGACCACCCTTTCCCAGCATTATAAAAAAATAAGACAGATTCTCGAAGCCCATCCCGGTGCCCTGGAATGCCACCATCTCAGCGGTGAAGAATCATTAATGATTAAGGCGGCGGTGGAAAGTGTGGAGACACTTGAGGCGTTGGTGGCAACCCTTGGCGCTTACGGTAAAACCCGGACGTCCATTGTGCTGTCTACCTTTCTGGACAAAACTGCATGCTGA
- a CDS encoding patatin-like phospholipase family protein produces the protein MSDNLTILAGPTAYRHIKENGLSPDDIDAMLGASGAAKWLGISGLDSAIFSQWFSGRTRALHLFGTSIGAWKFAAAAQANCKEAFDRLRHAYSHQHYKGSISAVQISRETRRIMDAFLTPQAIDEILNHPWIRIGFSAVRCKGFIGSHHGLVQAMGVGQAFALNAISRKLQRMCFERVLFHHPQYDTGILEENNFPTTTIPLDRTNFAKALLASGSIPMVMEGVTHIAGAPGGTYRDGGLIDYHPAFSLNPEQTGFILYPHFYTHLTPGWFDKKLTKRRLKGKAVDRTILLAPSPRFVSTLPFGRIPDRQDFVRLMGRDNERIQAWTKAADMCRILGDEFMEATQNGSIRNKVKKFE, from the coding sequence ATGTCTGACAATCTCACCATCCTCGCCGGCCCCACAGCGTACCGCCATATTAAAGAAAACGGTCTTTCACCTGACGATATTGATGCCATGCTCGGGGCATCGGGTGCGGCCAAATGGCTTGGTATTTCCGGGCTTGATTCCGCAATTTTTTCCCAGTGGTTCTCGGGCAGGACCAGGGCTCTGCACCTGTTCGGCACCTCCATCGGGGCATGGAAATTTGCCGCAGCAGCCCAGGCGAATTGCAAGGAGGCCTTTGACCGCCTCAGACACGCCTATTCCCATCAGCATTACAAAGGCAGTATATCGGCAGTCCAGATATCCAGGGAAACCCGGCGGATCATGGATGCATTTCTCACACCCCAGGCCATTGATGAAATTTTGAACCACCCATGGATTCGCATTGGTTTTTCTGCAGTCCGGTGCAAAGGATTCATTGGTTCACATCACGGCCTTGTTCAGGCCATGGGCGTAGGCCAGGCCTTTGCCCTGAATGCAATATCCAGGAAACTTCAGCGAATGTGTTTTGAACGGGTTCTCTTCCACCACCCCCAATATGACACAGGGATTCTGGAAGAAAATAATTTTCCCACAACCACCATCCCCCTTGACCGAACAAATTTTGCCAAAGCACTTCTGGCATCAGGGTCCATCCCCATGGTCATGGAGGGCGTAACTCACATTGCAGGCGCACCCGGGGGCACATACCGGGACGGCGGCCTTATAGATTACCACCCGGCCTTTTCCTTAAACCCAGAACAGACTGGTTTTATCCTCTATCCTCATTTTTACACACACCTGACACCCGGATGGTTTGATAAAAAGCTCACAAAACGAAGGCTTAAGGGCAAAGCTGTGGACCGGACCATTCTGCTGGCCCCCTCGCCCCGGTTTGTTTCCACCCTGCCCTTTGGCCGCATCCCGGATCGCCAGGACTTTGTCCGGCTCATGGGACGGGATAATGAAAGGATCCAGGCCTGGACCAAAGCTGCAGATATGTGCAGAATTTTAGGAGACGAATTCATGGAAGCAACACAGAACGGTTCCATCAGAAATAAAGTCAAAAAATTTGAATAG